Below is a window of Candidatus Endomicrobium procryptotermitis DNA.
CCAAATTACGGTATTGATTTTACCGGCGGTATGCTTATGCAAATCTCTTTTGAGAAAAACGTCAGTTTGCAGGATGTAAGAAGTGCTTTGGAAAACAGTGGGCTTAATTCTTTTGAGCTTCAAACTTCGGAAAAATTGATTTTGATAAGAGCGAAGCGCGAAGTAGGTTCACAGGAAGAGTTTGAAAATAAAGTAAAAACCGCTCTGGCGGAAAAATTTCCAGATAATGCCATTAGCATAGATAAAGTCGAATATGTAGGTCCTTCTGTAGGAGAATATCTTTCTAAACAAGCTTTATATGCTTTCTTTTTTGCATTTATAGGTATAATTATTTATGTTGCGTTTAGATTTAAATCTACTTTATGGGGAGTTGCAGGCGTTATAGGCATTATTCATGACGTAATAATTTCTTTAGGTATGGTCATTCTTGTAAACAAAGAAATTGATATTACAGTTATCGCTGCTCTGCTTACCATTGCCGGCTATTCGATTAACGATACGATAGTTTTGTTTGACAGAATGAGAGAAAATATGCGTCTATCCATAAAAGAAGATCTTGCTGTTATGATAAATAAAAGTATTAACGCCGTTCTTTTAAGAACGGTTGTTACTACGATAACGGTTTTTATAGTTTCGGCTTGTTTATTTTTCTTAGGTGGAGAAGTTATTCACACATTTTCTTATATAATGGTTATCGGTACAACAGCGGGAACGTATTCTACGATTTTCCTTTGCGCACCGCTTGTGTATGAATGGGAAATCGGAAGACGTAACCGTTTAAAAGCCGCAAGGCAGCAGGGTTTGGTACGCGGTAAATAAGAGCGGCAATGAAAAAGATACGTAATTTCAGAGTTAATTTACGAGTTCGCGAAATTATACGCGTTGTAAAAAAGCTTACGAATACGGCGGAAATGACGATTGAAATCGAAGAAACCACACAAAAAGCATGTCGTTTTTATTCCGATTTTATAATGCCTTCGGTACTTTACGATACTTTTTCCAAAGACGACATTTCTTTTGTTTATGAAAAAGACGCTCCTTCAAAGTGGGTTGCACGGAGCGTTTTTTTTATTACAATAGGTGATAAGATTGAAGAATATCTCAAAAAAAATGAAAACATTTTTGGAGAACATTCCAATACTATACTTTCCGCAGTGGCAGTTGACGCTCTTGAACAAGCAAAAAATTTTACGCAAAGGCTTGTTGCCAATGAAGCGGAAGATGACAATTACGATATTTCAAGAAGCATAGACTTGCCTTCGGATTTATATGAAAAAGCTGCAAAAGTTGTTCCGATAGACAAAATAGACATATCTGTTAAAGATGGGAAATTGTTTCCGCAATATTCGATTTGTGGACTGTTTTATTGGATTCCATCTAGTAAGAAAAAAAGACAGAAGTAGGTCAACGTCGACTGCTATTCTGCGACTTTGTTGATATAGCGGAACTGCTAAAAGATTTTTCTAACTTGTGGTATGCAGGTATTGTGTAGTGCATAAAAAATTGAATTCCCATGACAACAATATATCTTATCATATACAATATATTATCATCGGTTTTGCTTGTGCCGGCGCTGTTTATTATTCTGATTTTCAACGGGAAATACAGAAAAGAAATTTTTTATAAACTTCCTCAGCGTTTTGTCAAGTGGGATTATCCTTCAGAAAAAAATTTAAAAAAAACCGTTTGGGTTCACTGTTCTTCACTTGGAGAAATTCGCGCCGTAGAGCCAGTTTTGGATTTGCTGAAAAAAAAATATAATATAATCCTCACCTCAATAACAAAAACCGGAAAAGAATATGCCGAAAAAATACAAAAAGCCGATTTTACTGCTTTGCTTCCTCTGGATTTGTATCCTTTTATGATGAAAGCGTTCAAAACTGTTAAACCGGATTTACTGATTTTAGTAGAAACAGAACTATGGGTTTCAATGCTTTATGCGGCGGACAAACAAAAAGTAAAAATAATGACTGTCAATGGACGAATGTCTGAAAAATCTTTTAAAATTTATAACACTTTAAAATTTTTCTGGGAACGTTTTATAGGGCTTATAGATGTGGTTTTGGCGAGAAGCAGCGATGATGCCGGCAGATTTATGGTTTTTGCCGGGAGTAAAACGCAGGTGTATGTAAGCGGGAATATAAAATATGACAGAGATTTTGCTGTAAAATCTTCGCGTGTGGATTTCGGACTTGATGCCAACGACAAGGTTTTTACCGCTGGAAGCATAAGAGAAGGTGAAGACGCTGTTATTGCCGACGCATATATAAAAATCAGAGAAAAAATGCCGGATATATATTTTTTTGCTGCTCCGAGACATTTGTCAAAAATTAAAAATGTTAAAAATACTCTGAAAGATAAAAAAATAGAATATCTTACATTTTCAGAAATGTTAAAAGGGAAAAAGCCTAACAAAAGATTTATTCTTATTGATGTTTTCGGGAAACTTCAAGAAATTTATTCAATATCGGACGTTTGTTTTGTCGGAGGTTCAATCATAAAAAAAGGTGGACAAAACCCGATAGAGCCAGCGGCATGCGCAAAACCTGTTTTATTCGGTAAAAATATGGACAATTTTAAAACTGAAGCTGAAATTTTGTTACAATATGGCGGAGGAATAACAGTATTTGACGGTGAAGATATAGTGGCAAAAATAGAAAAGCTTTTTCTTAACAGAGAATTTCTTACAAAAACTGGGGAAAATGCTTTAAAAGCTGTAAAATCTCAAAAAGGTGCGCTAAATATTACCGTCAATGCGATAAAAGAGCAACTTAAATAATGAAATTAAAAATACTTGCAAAAATTATATGGGTTGCGGCGTCAATTATAAACAAAACTCTCCGCGTTGAACTTTTAAATGCCAGCCATTACTATCCTTGTGAATCCATATACTCATTTTGGCATGGGAATGCTTTTACAATGCTTGTATTAAGCAAAGGCAGCGGTATTGTAATAATGGCAAGCAAATCCAAAGACGGCGCTTTAATGGCGGAAGTTCTTTCATCTTTTGGTTATCAGGTAGTAAGAGGTTCGTCGAGCAGGGGCGGAGAAAGAGCGCTGCTTGAACTTATACGACATGCCAAAAACGGCGACAATCTAGCTTTTGCCGTTGATGGTCCCAGAGGACCTTACCATGTTGTAAAATCTGGAGTAATTTATGCCGCTCAAAAAACCGCTCTTCCTGTTATTACCGTATGCAGCTCTTCAAAAAATAAAATTATACTGAAAAAATCATGGGATAAGTTTAATATACCTCTGCCGTTTTCAAAAACCATACAAATTTGGAGCAACCCCATATATGTTAAGCCCGAAGACGATATAGAAGCAAAAAGAATTGAAGTGGAAAAAGAAATGCTGAAACTTTTTGAGTTTACGGATAAAATTTTCTGGACGAAAAAAATATATAAATATCTTGAATTTCACCCTTTTCCTAAAATTTTAATTGTACAGCCGAGCCGTTTGGGAGACATAATTTTTTCGCTGCCAGTTCTTGCCGCGTTAAAAAGTAAATATCCGCATGCAAAGATAAGCTGGATTGTCGATGAAAGATGCGTGGAAATTCTGCGGGGCAATCCTTTTTTGGATAATATTTTCATTTGGGACAGAGCGCAAAAATCGTATGGGTATTACAAAGATTTAAAAAAACGTTTAAGAGAACAAAAATTCGATTTAAGCATAGATCTTCATGGGCTGGCTAAATCCGCTATGCTTGTGCATCTTGCCAAAGCGAGATTTAAATTGGCTTCTTCTTCCACAAATGGCATGAGGGAACTGTCGTGGCTTTTCTCAAGAGAAATAAAATCTAATGACCCGAACGCTCATTGTATAGAAAGACATATGGAAGTATCAAAATATTTGCGCTGTGATGAAAAAATAGAATATCCCATATCAATAGCGCAATCCGACTTTGAAAATGTAAAAAAGAAGCTTGCAGCGGAAAAAGTTGATGTTTCAAAAATGGTCGGCGTTCATCTGGGAGGCGGCTGGCTTTCAAGAAGATGGAAAACCACTAAATATGCGGCTCTTTGCGGAAGGCTTAAAAACGAGATTGGCGCGGATATAGTTTTAGTCGGCGGTAAAGAGGGCGGAACAAGCGAAAAAGGGCTCAACGAAGAAATAATATCTCAGACGGACGCTAAAATATGCGATTTAACAGGAAAACTCACTTTAAAAGAGCTTTGTGCTTTTCTTAAACTGTGCAGAGTTTTTGTCGGAAACGAAGCAGGTCCTATGCATATCGCTACGGCTTTAGAAATGCCTGCAGTCGCAATTTTGGGTCCTACAAATGCAAAAAGGACGGGTCCTTTCAGGGGGAAAACTAAAATTATACAGCATAGATTTTCATGTCAGCCTTGCAGAAACAGAAACTGTAAAAACGTTATCTGTATTGATGATATAACTGTATCGGAAGTTTTTGAAGAAGTAAGAAAGAAATATGAAAATACTGATAATTAAACCAAGTTCGTTCGGTGATATTGTTCAGGCCGCCGCCTGCGCTTCTGCTTTAAAAAAAGCTTATCAGGGCTGCAAGATAAGCTGGGTCGTTTTTAAACGCTGGGAAGAATTGCCTGATATTTTTTCTGATATTGACGATAAATACGTATGGGACAGAAAGATAGGAATAAAAGGTTTTTTTAAAGTTTTAAAAGAGATAAGAAAAACGAAATTTGACATTGTAATGGATTTACAGGGACTTTTGCGCAGCGCTTTGCTATCAAGAATGTCTAAAGGAAAAATTAAGATTGGCATACCCGGAATGAAAGAATTTAGTTCTGTTTTAATAAAAGAAATATATCCCGAAAATGCAAAAATGAACGCAACTCTGCGCAATCTTGAACCATTGCGTTTTTTGACAGGCAAAAAATTTGTTCCAGAGGTCAACATAAAAATCGGAGTGGATGCATTGTGTAAAGCCGCAGATATTCTGAAAAAATCAGGTGTAAAAAAACATTTCATCGTGTTAATACCTTTTGCGCGCGGCAAAGGCAAAGACTGGAATGTCGGCAATTATTTAAAACTTATCGATTTGATAAAAAATAAATATCTGCATTATGATATCGTTGTTTTAGGTTCAAAAAACGATTATGGCAAAATCAAATCCGAAAATATTATCGATATTTGCGGTAAAACAAGCCTTTTAGAGCTTGCAGCTGTTTTATCAAAATCTTTGCTTGCCGTGGGCGCTGATACGGGGCCTATGCATTTGTCTGCCGCATTAAATATTCCCTCTATTTTTATATTCGGCGATTCCGATGTAAATGAAACTTCTCCTTCCATAGGTAAATTTTCTGTAGTTGTAAACAAAGAAAACCAAAAAGAAATAAACGGGATAAAACCTGAACATATTTTCGGTGAGGTTCAAAAATGGATAAAATAGTTTTTTTTCATATGAATCAGCTTGGCGACTTACTTTTTTCTCTTCCGGTTCTTAAAGCTGCCAAAAAAGAATCTGGCGCAAAGATCATTTCCGTAGTAAAATCTTCTCTGTCTCCGCTTTTGCTCTCAAGCGGTGTGGTTGACTGCGTAATACCAAAAGAAAAATCAAAAATAAAACTCATAAACGCTCTGAGAAAAGAAAATGACGGAAAAGCTGTTCTTTTTTCTGAATCTCCAGCTTCGGTTCTGTCGGCTTATTTTGCTGGATTTAAAAATATGACCGGCTTTGAAACCGCGGCATTGTCCTTTTTATTTACAAACAAAGTAAAAAGAATAGGAGTTCCGTCAATATCAAATAATACGGAACTCGGTAAAGCAGCCGGGTTTAAAGATATTCAAAGCGATTATACGGGTATTGTAAATATCCCTGAAAAAAATATAAGCAATATAAAAGAATGGTTTTTAAAAAATAAATTTAATCCCGTCAACACAATTGCAGTTTCTGCAGGAGCAAGTAAAAAAAGGCGCGATAAATGTCTTCCAGTTAAAATATGGACTGAAATTATAGACTCTTTATATGATTTCGGATATAACTGCGTGCTTGCGGGAGCGTCGTGGGAAATAGAAAACTTAAGTAAAATCTCGGAAAAATCCAAATCTAGTCCTGCTCTGTTTACAGCAGAAAACGGCATTTTAGACAGTGCTGCTTTTTTTTCTTATTGCCCACTGTTTATAGGTACGGATTCAGGTGCAATGCATCTTGCTGCGGCTTTGAAAAAAAAATGTATCGGCATATTCACAAAAACCGATCCTATGCAAATAGGACCAATGCCTTTAAGAAATCACATAATAATCAAAAAAAATAATACAAATGAAGTTTCTGCAAAAGAAATCATTGAATCTGTAACATACTTGCATACGGCAAGTTAATAGGACTTGCTGGCCGCTAGGACTAACTAACTTGCCATGCGCAAGCACTTCCCCTCACAGAAGGGGAATAATAACTTTGCTTTTTGCAAACAATTTCAACTGTTACATTAGTAAGTTGTGAATCTACAAGAGAAAGAATTTAATTGAATTTTTAAGATTTTTTTGATAAAATTCTTTAACATTTTAAGATATGCGTTAAATAAGCACGCAGATGGATTTGCCGTTGGTCCCAAAAGGGGGCGGATAAGGAAGCCTGCGGAAGCCGCAGAGAGAAAATCTCTAAAAGCGGAACTTTTAACGGAAAAATCCGAAAAAGTAAAAACTAAAGGAGAGTAGTATGGCAAACATCACAATGAAAGCCTTGCTGGAGGCTGGTGTCCATTTTGGACATCAAACCAGAAGATGGAATCCAAAAATGGCCAAATATATTTTTGGAACAAGAAATAAAATTCATATCATCGACCTCCAAAAGACCCTCAAAGAATTGAAAAAGAACTATAAAGTCGTAAGAGATTTTATCGTTGAAGGCAGGGAAATAATTTTTGTCGGAACAAAAAAACAGGCGCAGGTTCCGGTGAAAGAAGAAGCTTTACGCTGTGGTGCTTTTTTCGTAGCGGAAAGATGGCTCGGCGGAACTCTTACAAATTTTGAAACTCTAAAAAAATCAATCGCACGCTATAAAGAAATAGAAAAAATGAAAGAAGATGGAATCTTCAATATTCTTTCAAAAAAAGAGCAGTCGCAGATAGAAAAAGAAAGAATCAAACTTGAAAAATCGCTGGAAGGCATAAAAAATATGACAAAACTTCCAGAACTTATGTTTGTCATAGACCCGCACGAAGAAGCAACGGCTATTTCAGAAGCGAGGAAACTCGGCATTCCTATCGTTGCGGTTTGCGATACTAACTGCGATCCTGACTTAGTCGATTATCCGATACCAGGAAACGATGACGCAATAAGAGCCGTAAAACTTTTTTGTTCTATAGTTGCGGATGCGGTTTTGGAAGGCAAAGGCGCCGTTGAAAAAAGCGATATGGACTCAACGACTGTCGAAGAAAAAGAATCTGAAGAACCCGAAGAAAACACTGTCGTAGAAAATGATGAAGAAGGAGAGCCGAATGTCAACTGAGTTAATTACAAAATTAAGAGAGATGACGAGCGCAGGAATAATGGATTGCCGAAATGCGCTTAAAGAAAATGCAAACGATATAGATAAAGCATGCCAGTGGCTCAGAGAAAAAGGCATGTCCACTGCGGTAAAAAGAGCGGGAAGAAATGCTAAGCAGGGTTTAGTTCAGTCGTATATTCATGGAAATGGGACTCTCGGAGTTTTGGTAGAAATAAATTGTGAGACGGATTTTGTAGCTAAAACCGAAGATTTTCAGAATTTGGTAAAAGAAATATCGATGCAGATAGCGGCCGTTTCTCCAACCTATGTAACGCGCGGTCAAGTTCCTGAAAGTATTCTTGAAGCCGAAAAAAACATATATAAAGCGCAGCTTAAGGAAGAGGGCAAACCGGAAAAAATCTGGGATAAAATCATCGAAGGAAAAGTCGAGAAATTCTATCAGCAGGTTTGTCTTATGGAACAGATATATATGAGAGATACTTCTGGGAAAGAAACGATAAAAGATCTTGTTGCAAACACAATTGCAAAAACTGGAGAAAATATCGTAGTCAAAAGGTTTGCGAGATTTAAACTAGGTGAAGAATAATGTCTGCTAAAAGAGTCCTTTTAAAATTATCCGGCGAAACACTCTCGGGAAACGGTCAGCCTTTAAGCGAAGAAAGCATTAACAGAACTGCAAAAGAGATAAAAGCGGCGTGCAATGCTAATGTTATAGAACTTGCAATAGTAATAGGCGCCGGAAATATTTGGCGCGGCGCTGAAAAAGCTGTAGAAAGAGTTACCGCAGACAAAATGGGAATGACGGCTACGGTTATGAACGCTTTAGCTCTTAGCGGCGCGTTAAAAAAGGCAGAACTGAAATCAAAGGTGTTCTGCGCGCGCGGGGTAAGCGGTTTTGCTGAAGATTTTGACAGCGATAAAGTTATTGAAAATATTGAAAATGGATATATAATTATTTTTGCAGGTGGAACGGGAAATCCTTATTTTACAACCGATACTACGGCGGCTTTGAGAGCTGCGGAAATAAAAGCTGACATTTTGTTGAAAGCTACTCAGGTTGATGGTATATACAGCGATGATCCCAAAAAAAATAAGGACGCCGTCAAATTTGACAGACTTACTTTTAAAGATGCCATAGAAAGACATCTTAAAGTAATGGATGTGGAAGCATTTTCTCTTTGTATGCGGGCGAATATTTCGATTTCTGTTTTTGATTTTTATATAGACGGGAATTTGAGAAAGATACTCGGCGGTGAAAAAATAGGAACGATAGTTTCATAATACCGGAGGGGTTAAATGCAATTACAGAGTCTCTTTTCAGTTTCTGAAGAAGCGATGAAAAAAACAATAGAAAAAGTTAAAACGGATCTAGCTTCAGTTCGTACAGGAAGAGCCAGCGCAGCAATTGTCGAAGGGATAAAGGTTGAAAGCTACGGTTCTCTTATGTCCATAAACCAAATTGCAGGCATAAGCGTTCCCGATGCTAAAACTATCGAGGTAAAACCATGGGATGTATCACAGCTTGGAGCTATTGAAAAAGCCATACAAAAAGCCGATATAGGCATGACTCCCATAAATGACGGAAAACTTATCCGCATTTCCGTACCTCAGCTTACCGAAGAAAGAAGGAAAGAAATTGTTAAAGTTATAAATAAAATGGCCGAGGATTACAGAGTAGCCGTAAGGAATGAAAGAAGGGTTCTCGTTGACGGCATAAAAAAAGCGGAAAAGGACAAGCTTATAACCGAAGATGACAGAAAAAAAGCCGAAAACGAAGCTCAAAAAGTTACGGATGCATATATTAAAAAGATAGATGAATGCATAGCTCTTAAAGAAAAAGAGATTATGCAAATATAGATGGGGGGAGGGTGGATGGCTTATAAAATTGATGTGGAAGCTTGTGTAGGCTGCGGGGCGTGTGAAGGAAGTTGTCCGGTTGCGGCTATCGAGCCGGAAAATGATAAATACGCAATAGACAGCGTAAAATGTACCGATTGCGGATCGTGTGAAGCGAGCTGTCCAGCAAGCGCTATTTCTCAGGCATAAAGGAATTCAAAGCTTGCGCGAAATCGACTTTTTAAATTTGCCGAAACATATTGCGGTTATTATGGATGGCAATGGCAGGTGGGCGAATAAGAGATATTTGCCCAGAATATTAGGACATAAGCAGGGGGTCAAAACCGTAAAAAAGATTGTTAAGGCTTCAAGCCGCCTTGGCATTCGGGTTTTGACCCTGTATGCTTTTTCTACGGAAAATTGGAAAAGACCTCAAAGCGAAATAAAAGGATTGTTTTCTTTGCTGCTTCAATTTTTAAAAAAAGAATTAAAAGAGCTTCACAAAAATAATATAAAGCTTAGGATTTTGGGGAATTCATCGAAATTTCCGGATGAAATACAAAAAGAACTTAAAAGTGCATGTAAACTTACCGGAAATAATAAAGGACTTGAACTTAATATTGCATTAAATTACGGAGCAAGACAGGAAATTTTAAATGCTTTTGAAAAAATTATCGCGGAAGGCATAAAAAATTTTACGGAAGAAGAATTTTCAAAATATTTATATACAGCAGGACAGCCTGAACCAGATCTGCTTATACGTACTGCTGGCGAGATGAGAGTATCAAATTTTTTACTTTGGCAAATTGCTTATTCAGAAATTTACATAACAGAAAAATTTTGGCCGGATTTTGACGAGAATGACTTAAAAAAAGCCATTATCGAATACCAAAAAAGAGAAAGACGCTTCGGCGCTTTATAAAGACAAGAGGATTTATGTTAATAACGAGAATACTTACGGCAATCGTGGGAATACCTTTGATATTTGTATGCATATATTTCGGAGGACTGCCGTTTTACATATTAATGTTTGTCATTATGTTTTTTTGTGTTCAGGAATATTTGAATATCTGCAAAAAATATAAACCTTATATGCTTACCTCTTTAATTTTATCGTCGGTTTTTTTTATAATTTTGCAATATTTTAAAACGTCAATAGGTCTGGCGGGCATTTCGGCAGTTTTGATACTTTTGATATTATTCGCTTTGGAAATGTTTGGAGAAAATCCGGAACAGTCCATTGAAAGAATATCCGTATCATTTTTGGGAGTGTTTTTTATTCCGCTTACTTTAATTCATATGGTATATTTGCGAGATATGAAAGGCGGAATGCAATTATTATTTTTTATATTTATAGTAGTATGGGTTTTGGATACCGCAGCTTATGCTTTTGGAAGAATGTTTGGCAAGCGCAAACTTGCTAAAAACGTGAGTCCTAAAAAAACCGTAGAAGGAGCAGTCGCCGGAATCGTTTTTGCGCTGATTGCCTCAGTTGCTTGCAAATATATATTTATTAATAATATACTAACGTTATCACAGGCTTTGATAACGGGTTTTGTCATCTCTATAATAGGACAATTTTCTGATTTGGCTGAATCTTTAATAAAAAGGGATGGAAGTATCAAAGATTCAGGAAAAATCATTCCCGGACACGGTGGAGTTTTTGACAGGTTCGATTCGTATATATTTACGGCTCCTACCGTTTATTATATGCTTAAGCTTATTTTTAAATTATAATTATGAAAAAAGTCGTTATTTTAGGTTCATCGGGTTCGATAGGAACACAGACTTTGGATATAGTGTCGAGGATGAAAAATGCCATATCCGTAGAAGGTCTTTCCGTTTACAAAAATATAGAAACTTTAAAAAAACAGATAAAACGTTTCAAGCCGAAAGCGGTTTCCGTTCAGGATCCTTTGGACGCGGAAAATCTAAAAAAATGGTGTGTTTCCCAAAATATCAAAATTGCTGTTTACAACGGGCACAGCGGTTTAAGAAGGCTTGTAGAAATACCGCAGGCCGAGATGGTTATTTCTGCAGTTGTAGGAGCCGCAGGACTTAAGCCCGTGATAAAAGCTATTGAATGCGGTAAAAATATAGCTATGGCAAATAAAGAAGCTTTAGTTATGGCCGGAAGCGAAATAATGAGACTTGCCGCAAAAAAGAAAGTTTCTGTTCTTCCCATAGACAGCGAGCATTCGGCAATTTTTCAATGCTGCGGCAGAGAAAAAAAATCACAGATAAAAAAAATAATTCTTACGGCTTCAGGAGGACCTTTCTACAAATATGATAAAGATTTTTCCAAAATTACGGTAGAACAGGCACTCGATCATCCTACATGGAAAATGGGTAGAAAGATAACCATCGATAGCGCAACTTTGATGAATAAAGGTCTTGAAGCTATAGAAGCGTCGGTTCTTTTCGACATTCCTATAGAAAATATTGAAATCGTCATACATCCTCAGTCCATAATACATTCTATGGTTGAGTACGTTGACGGTTCTGTTATCGCGCAGCTTTCGAATCCCGATATGAGGCTGCCTATACAATATGTATTAACATACCCTGAAAGGACAAAAGGAAATATTAAGCCTCTTGATTTAAACAAAGCAGGGAAACTCGAGTTTCATGATCCTGATTTTCAAAAGTTTCCTTGCCTGGCTCTTGCTTACAATGCGGCAAAAAAAGGTGGAACTATGCCTGCTGTTATGAGCGCGGCAAATGAGGTCGTGGTTGCCGCCTTTTTGAATAAAGATATAAAGTTTACAGATATTCCTACTATTGTCGCAAAAACAATGAAAGCTCATAAAATTAAGAAAACGCATAAGATAGACGATTATGTCGAGGCTGACGCATGGGCAAAAATATATTCGAAAGCGTTAATAAATAAAAATAAGGAAAGGTAAATGATTTTTCTACAAATACTCGGAATTATCGCAGGATTGGGCTTTTTAATTTTTATACATGAATTGGGACATTTCATAGCTGCTAAAATGTGTAAAGTCAGGGTTCTCACTTTTGCTTTAGGGTTCGGACCTGACATATTCAAGTATGAATATAAGGGTACGAAGTATGCTTTGAAAGCCATTCCTCTTGGGGGATTTTGCGCGATGGCTGGAGAAAACCCCGACGAATTTACCGGCAGCGAAGGTGAATATCTTTCGCTTCCTTGGTATAAAAAAATATGGATAGCTTTTTCGGGTCCATTTAGCAATTATATTTTAGCTGTTTTTCTTTTTACTTTTTTGTTTAACGTGTGGGGAGTTTCTACGGTTTCCGACTCTTCGGCGATAGGCGGAACAATTGAAAATTTTCCTGCCGCTCATGCCGGTTTGCAGCAGGGAGACATTATAAAATCAATTGATGGAGTAGAAGTAAACAACTGGCACGAGATGACTTCGAAGCTGAAAGATAGAGCCGAAAAAGAGACAACTTTTGTAATAATAAGAGGAACGCACACTTTTGAGATAAATATAAAGGTTGCCAGACATCCCGTTACGGGCGTTGGTGCTTTTGGAGTCGTTCCTCTTGTCGAGAAGGTCGATGCGGTTTTTTTTCATTCGATAAGCTTGGGAGCGGAAGCCGTTGTTTCTCAAAGCGTTATGACGGTTATGTACCTGGCGGACAAAATAATATCGTGGGAAAAACCTGATATAGCCGGTCCTGTCGGGGTTATGCAGGTTATGGCAAAAGCGGCAAAATCTGGAATGGAAGATTATATAAAACTTCTTGCTGTAATATCGGTTGCGCTCGGACTTTTCAATCTCTTCCCGATTCCTTTGGTTGATGGTGGAATGATAATTCTGTTTTTATTCGAAGGAATAACGCGTAGGAAAATAAACACTAAAGTAATACAAGTGTACAATACCATAGGGTTGGTTCTTATAGCGGCTGTTTTTATTTTTGCGACATACAGCGATCTTTTGAGGCTAGGAATAGGAAAGTTGTTCGGAAAATAAATGAGGTATTTCAAAAGAAATCAGACAAAGCGGATAAATATAGGTGGAATAACTATAGGCGGTGGCGCTCCCATTGCTGTCCAGTCTATGACAAATACCGATACGAGGGATTGGCGCGCTACGGTAAAACAGATTAAAAGCCTTGAGGAAGTAGGCTGTGAAATTATAAGAGTGTCTT
It encodes the following:
- a CDS encoding isoprenyl transferase codes for the protein MKRAVQQALFLRHKGIQSLREIDFLNLPKHIAVIMDGNGRWANKRYLPRILGHKQGVKTVKKIVKASSRLGIRVLTLYAFSTENWKRPQSEIKGLFSLLLQFLKKELKELHKNNIKLRILGNSSKFPDEIQKELKSACKLTGNNKGLELNIALNYGARQEILNAFEKIIAEGIKNFTEEEFSKYLYTAGQPEPDLLIRTAGEMRVSNFLLWQIAYSEIYITEKFWPDFDENDLKKAIIEYQKRERRFGAL
- a CDS encoding phosphatidate cytidylyltransferase, which codes for MLITRILTAIVGIPLIFVCIYFGGLPFYILMFVIMFFCVQEYLNICKKYKPYMLTSLILSSVFFIILQYFKTSIGLAGISAVLILLILFALEMFGENPEQSIERISVSFLGVFFIPLTLIHMVYLRDMKGGMQLLFFIFIVVWVLDTAAYAFGRMFGKRKLAKNVSPKKTVEGAVAGIVFALIASVACKYIFINNILTLSQALITGFVISIIGQFSDLAESLIKRDGSIKDSGKIIPGHGGVFDRFDSYIFTAPTVYYMLKLIFKL
- a CDS encoding 1-deoxy-D-xylulose-5-phosphate reductoisomerase, encoding MKKVVILGSSGSIGTQTLDIVSRMKNAISVEGLSVYKNIETLKKQIKRFKPKAVSVQDPLDAENLKKWCVSQNIKIAVYNGHSGLRRLVEIPQAEMVISAVVGAAGLKPVIKAIECGKNIAMANKEALVMAGSEIMRLAAKKKVSVLPIDSEHSAIFQCCGREKKSQIKKIILTASGGPFYKYDKDFSKITVEQALDHPTWKMGRKITIDSATLMNKGLEAIEASVLFDIPIENIEIVIHPQSIIHSMVEYVDGSVIAQLSNPDMRLPIQYVLTYPERTKGNIKPLDLNKAGKLEFHDPDFQKFPCLALAYNAAKKGGTMPAVMSAANEVVVAAFLNKDIKFTDIPTIVAKTMKAHKIKKTHKIDDYVEADAWAKIYSKALINKNKER
- a CDS encoding site-2 protease family protein, which codes for MIFLQILGIIAGLGFLIFIHELGHFIAAKMCKVRVLTFALGFGPDIFKYEYKGTKYALKAIPLGGFCAMAGENPDEFTGSEGEYLSLPWYKKIWIAFSGPFSNYILAVFLFTFLFNVWGVSTVSDSSAIGGTIENFPAAHAGLQQGDIIKSIDGVEVNNWHEMTSKLKDRAEKETTFVIIRGTHTFEINIKVARHPVTGVGAFGVVPLVEKVDAVFFHSISLGAEAVVSQSVMTVMYLADKIISWEKPDIAGPVGVMQVMAKAAKSGMEDYIKLLAVISVALGLFNLFPIPLVDGGMIILFLFEGITRRKINTKVIQVYNTIGLVLIAAVFIFATYSDLLRLGIGKLFGK